The proteins below come from a single Gopherus evgoodei ecotype Sinaloan lineage unplaced genomic scaffold, rGopEvg1_v1.p scaffold_49_arrow_ctg1, whole genome shotgun sequence genomic window:
- the LOC115643024 gene encoding PE-PGRS family protein PE_PGRS33-like isoform X34 has protein sequence MAVSVTPTFLRCFVMLGPTSLCSGVSAGCVEHLSGTQGVAGGHRGGCCWGVQGGRVELRDSEAGVAGLYRGRALLGGSEADVARLYRGWVLLGCTGGEGGAEGLGGGCCWVVQGVGVAGVYRGAGGAEGLRGGRCWVVQGVDGAGGLRGGCCWVVQGVLLGDSEAGVAGLYRGRALLGDSEAGVAGLYRGRVLLGDSEAGVAGLYRGVDGAGGLRGGSCWVVQGAGVAGGLRGGCCWVVQGGGCCWGTQRQVLLGCTGGAVLLGDSEAGVARLYRGAVLLGDSEAGVARLYRGAVLLGDSEAGVAGLYRGAGVAGGLRGGSCWVAQGAGVAGGLRGGCCWVVWWGSCWGTQRRVLLGCTGVLMGRICCTSGRRIKAPSPHSPTDPLAHTAGGR, from the exons atggCTGTGAGTGTGACACCCACATTTCTTCGGTGTTTTGTCATGCTGGGCCCCACATCCCTGTGTTCAGGGGTCTCTGCCGGGTGCGTTGAGCATTTGTCTGGCACACAGGGTGTTGCTGGGG gacaca GGGGTGGGTGTTGCTGGGGTGTACAGGGGGGGCGGGTGGAGCTGAGGGACTCAGAGGCGGGCGTTGCTGGGTTGTACAGGGGGCGGGCGTTGCTGGGTGGCTCAGAGGCAGATGTTGCTAGGTTGTACAGGGGGTGGGTGTTGCTGGGGTGTACAGGGGGGGAGGGTGGAGCTGAGGGACTCGGAGGTGGGTGTTGTTGG GTTGTACAGGGGGTGGGTGTTGCTGGGGTGTACAGGGGGGCGGGTGGAGCTGAGGGACTCAGAGGTGGGCGTTGCTGGGTTGTACAGGGGGTGGATGGTGCTGGGGGACTCAGAGGCGGGTGTTGCTGGGTTGTACAGGGGGTGTTGCTGGGGGACTCAGAGGCGGGCGTTGCTGGGTTGTACAGGGGGCGGGCGTTGCTGGGGGACTCAGAGGCAGGTGTTGCTGGGTTGTACAGGGGGCGGGTGTTGCTGGGGGACTCAGAGGCGGGTGTTGCTGGG TTGTACAGGGGGGTGGATGGTGCTGGGGGACTCAGAGGTGGGAGTTGCTGGGTTGTACAGGGGGCGGGTGTTGCTGGGGGACTCAGAG GCGGGTGTTGCTGGGTTGTACAGGGGGGCGGGTGTTGCTGGGGGACTCAGAGGCAGGTGTTGCTGGGTTGTACAGGGGGAGCGGTGTTGCTGGGGGACTCAGAGGCGGGTGTTGCTCGGTTGTACAGGGGAGCGGTGTTGCTGGGGGACTCAGAGGCGGGTGTTGCTCGGTTGTACAGGGGAGCGGTGTTGCTGGGGGACTCAGAGGCAGGTGTTGCTGGGTTGTACAGGGGGGCGGGTGTTGCTGGGGGACTCAGAGGCGGGAGTTGCTGGGTTGCACAGGGGGCAGGTGTTGCTGGGGGACTCAGAGGCGGGTGTTGCTGGGTTGTATGGTGGGGGTCTTGCTGGGGGACTCAGAGGCGGGTGTTGCTGGGTTGCACAGGGGTGCTGATGGGCAGGATATGCTGCACCTCAGGGAGAAGGATCAAggcccccagcccccacagccccactgaccCTCTAGCCCACACggctggggggaggtga
- the LOC115643024 gene encoding uncharacterized PE-PGRS family protein PE_PGRS54-like isoform X28 yields the protein MTSAGSTGSTVTVVQGGGWCWGTQRWELLGCTGGGCCWGTQRWVLLGCTGGRALLGDSEAGVAGLYGGVLLGCTGGVAGRLRGGCCWVVQGGGCCWGTQRRVLLGCTGGVAGRLRGGCCWVVQGRVLLGGSEAGVAGLYRGGCCWGTQRRVLLGCTGGVAGRRRGGCCWVVQGRVLLGGSEAGVAGLYRGRVLLGCTGGGCCWGTQRRVLLGCKVGVLLGDSEAGVARLHRGQVLLGDSEAGVAGLYGGGVAWGLRGGCCWVVQGGGCCWGTQRQVLLGCTGGAVLLGDSEAGVARLYRGAVLLGDSEAGVARLYRGAVLLGDSEAGVAGLYRGAGVAGGLRGGSCWVAQGAGVAGGLRGGCCWVVWWGSCWGTQRRVLLGCTGVLMGRICCTSGRRIKAPSPHSPTDPLAHTAGGR from the exons atgacctcagctggctccacGGGCAGCACTGTCACAGTTGTACAGGGGGGTGGATGGTGCTGGGGGACTCAGAGGTGGGAGTTGCTGGGTTGTACAGGGGGCGGGTGTTGCTGGGGGACTCAGAGGTGGGTGTTGTTGGGTTGTACAGGGGGGCGGGCGTTGCTGGGGGACTCAGAGGCAGGTGTTGCTGGGTTGTACGGGGGGGTGTTGCTGGGTTGTACAGGGGGTGTTGCTGGGAGGCTCAGAGGCGGGTGTTGCTGGGTTGTACAGGG GGGCGGGTGTTGCTGGGGGACTCAGAGGCGGGTGTTGCTGGGTTGTACAGGGGGTGTTGCTGGGAGGCTCAGAGGCGGGTGTTGCTGGGTTGTACAGGGGCGGGTGTTGCTGGGAGGCTCAGAGGCGGGTGTTGCTGGGTTGTACAGGGGCGGGTGTTGCTGGGGGACTCAGAGGCGGGTGTTGCTGGGTTGTACAGGGGGTGTTGCTGGGAGGCGCAGAGGCGGGTGTTGCTGGGTTGTACAGGGGCGGGTGTTGCTGGGAGGCTCAGAGGCGGGTGTTGCTGGGTTGTACAGGGG GCGGGTGTTGCTGGGTTGTACAGGGGGTGGGTGTTGCTGGGGGACTCAGAGGCGGGTGTTGCTGGGTTGTAAGGTGGGGGTGTTGCTTGGGGACTCAGAGGCGGGTGTTGCTCGGTTGCACAGGGGGCAGGTGTTGCTGGGGGACTCAGAGGCAGGTGTTGCCGGGTTGTACGGTGGGGGTGTTGCTTGGGGACTCAGAGGCGGGTGTTGCTGGGTTGTACAGGGGGGCGGGTGTTGCTGGGGGACTCAGAGGCAGGTGTTGCTGGGTTGTACAGGGGGAGCGGTGTTGCTGGGGGACTCAGAGGCGGGTGTTGCTCGGTTGTACAGGGGAGCGGTGTTGCTGGGGGACTCAGAGGCGGGTGTTGCTCGGTTGTACAGGGGAGCGGTGTTGCTGGGGGACTCAGAGGCAGGTGTTGCTGGGTTGTACAGGGGGGCGGGTGTTGCTGGGGGACTCAGAGGCGGGAGTTGCTGGGTTGCACAGGGGGCAGGTGTTGCTGGGGGACTCAGAGGCGGGTGTTGCTGGGTTGTATGGTGGGGGTCTTGCTGGGGGACTCAGAGGCGGGTGTTGCTGGGTTGCACAGGGGTGCTGATGGGCAGGATATGCTGCACCTCAGGGAGAAGGATCAAggcccccagcccccacagccccactgaccCTCTAGCCCACACggctggggggaggtga
- the LOC115643024 gene encoding WAG22 antigen-like isoform X41 encodes MAVSVTPTFLRCFVMLGPTSLCSGVSAGCVEHLSGTQGVAGGHRGGCCWGVQGGRVELRDSEAGVAGLYRGRALLGGSEADVARLYRGWVLLGCTGGEGGAEGLGGGCCWVVQGVGVAGVYRGAGGAEGLRGGRCWVVQGVDGAGGLRGGCCWVVQGAGVAGGLRGRCCRVVRWGCCLGTQRRVLLGCTGGRVLLGDSEAGVAGLYRGSGVAGGLRGGCCSVVQGSGVAGGLRGGCCSVVQGSGVAGGLRGRCCWVVQGGGCCWGTQRRELLGCTGGRCCWGTQRRVLLGCMVGVLLGDSEAGVAGLHRGADGQDMLHLREKDQGPQPPQPH; translated from the exons atggCTGTGAGTGTGACACCCACATTTCTTCGGTGTTTTGTCATGCTGGGCCCCACATCCCTGTGTTCAGGGGTCTCTGCCGGGTGCGTTGAGCATTTGTCTGGCACACAGGGTGTTGCTGGGG gacaca GGGGTGGGTGTTGCTGGGGTGTACAGGGGGGGCGGGTGGAGCTGAGGGACTCAGAGGCGGGCGTTGCTGGGTTGTACAGGGGGCGGGCGTTGCTGGGTGGCTCAGAGGCAGATGTTGCTAGGTTGTACAGGGGGTGGGTGTTGCTGGGGTGTACAGGGGGGGAGGGTGGAGCTGAGGGACTCGGAGGTGGGTGTTGTTGG GTTGTACAGGGGGTGGGTGTTGCTGGGGTGTACAGGGGGGCGGGTGGAGCTGAGGGACTCAGAGGTGGGCGTTGCTGGGTTGTACAGGGGGTGGATGGTGCTGGGGGACTCAGAGGCGG GTGTTGCTGGGTTGTACAGGGGGCGGGTGTTGCTGGGGGACTCAGAG GCAGGTGTTGCCGGGTTGTACGGTGGGGGTGTTGCTTGGGGACTCAGAGGCGGGTGTTGCTGGGTTGTACAGGGGGGCGGGTGTTGCTGGGGGACTCAGAGGCAGGTGTTGCTGGGTTGTACAGGGGGAGCGGTGTTGCTGGGGGACTCAGAGGCGGGTGTTGCTCGGTTGTACAGGGGAGCGGTGTTGCTGGGGGACTCAGAGGCGGGTGTTGCTCGGTTGTACAGGGGAGCGGTGTTGCTGGGGGACTCAGAGGCAGGTGTTGCTGGGTTGTACAGGGGGGCGGGTGTTGCTGGGGGACTCAGAGGCGGGAGTTGCTGGGTTGCACAGGGGGCAGGTGTTGCTGGGGGACTCAGAGGCGGGTGTTGCTGGGTTGTATGGTGGGGGTCTTGCTGGGGGACTCAGAGGCGGGTGTTGCTGGGTTGCACAGGGGTGCTGATGGGCAGGATATGCTGCACCTCAGGGAGAAGGATCAAggcccccagcccccacagccccactga
- the LOC115643024 gene encoding glycine-rich cell wall structural protein-like isoform X35, whose translation MAVSVTPTFLRCFVMLGPTSLCSGVSAGCVEHLSGTQGVAGGHRGGCCWGVQGGRVELRDSEAGVAGLYRGRALLGGSEADVARLYRGWVLLGCTGGEGGAEGLGGGCCWVVQGVGVAGVYRGAGGAEGLRGGRCWVVQGAGVAGGLRGRCCWVVQGAGVAGGLRGGCCWVVQGGGWCWGTQRWELLGCTGGGCCWGTQRWVLLGCTGGRALLGDSEAGVAGLYGGVLLGCTGGVAGRLRGGCCWVVQGRVLLGGSEAGVAGLYRGSGVAGGLRGGCCSVVQGSGVAGGLRGGCCSVVQGSGVAGGLRGRCCWVVQGGGCCWGTQRRELLGCTGGRCCWGTQRRVLLGCMVGVLLGDSEAGVAGLHRGADGQDMLHLREKDQGPQPPQPH comes from the exons atggCTGTGAGTGTGACACCCACATTTCTTCGGTGTTTTGTCATGCTGGGCCCCACATCCCTGTGTTCAGGGGTCTCTGCCGGGTGCGTTGAGCATTTGTCTGGCACACAGGGTGTTGCTGGGG gacaca GGGGTGGGTGTTGCTGGGGTGTACAGGGGGGGCGGGTGGAGCTGAGGGACTCAGAGGCGGGCGTTGCTGGGTTGTACAGGGGGCGGGCGTTGCTGGGTGGCTCAGAGGCAGATGTTGCTAGGTTGTACAGGGGGTGGGTGTTGCTGGGGTGTACAGGGGGGGAGGGTGGAGCTGAGGGACTCGGAGGTGGGTGTTGTTGG GTTGTACAGGGGGTGGGTGTTGCTGGGGTGTACAGGGGGGCGGGTGGAGCTGAGGGACTCAGAG GCGGGCGTTGCTGGGTTGTACAGGGGGCGGGCGTTGCTGGGGGACTCAGAGGCAGGTGTTGCTGGGTTGTACAGGGGGCGGGTGTTGCTGGGGGACTCAGAGGCGGGTGTTGCTGGG TTGTACAGGGGGGTGGATGGTGCTGGGGGACTCAGAGGTGGGAGTTGCTGGGTTGTACAGGGGGCGGGTGTTGCTGGGGGACTCAGAGGTGGGTGTTGTTGGGTTGTACAGGGGGGCGGGCGTTGCTGGGGGACTCAGAGGCAGGTGTTGCTGGGTTGTACGGGGGGGTGTTGCTGGGTTGTACAGGGGGTGTTGCTGGGAGGCTCAGAGGCGGGTGTTGCTGGGTTGTACAGGGGCGGGTGTTGCTGGGAGGCTCAGAGGCGG GTGTTGCTGGGTTGTACAGGGGGAGCGGTGTTGCTGGGGGACTCAGAGGCGGGTGTTGCTCGGTTGTACAGGGGAGCGGTGTTGCTGGGGGACTCAGAGGCGGGTGTTGCTCGGTTGTACAGGGGAGCGGTGTTGCTGGGGGACTCAGAGGCAGGTGTTGCTGGGTTGTACAGGGGGGCGGGTGTTGCTGGGGGACTCAGAGGCGGGAGTTGCTGGGTTGCACAGGGGGCAGGTGTTGCTGGGGGACTCAGAGGCGGGTGTTGCTGGGTTGTATGGTGGGGGTCTTGCTGGGGGACTCAGAGGCGGGTGTTGCTGGGTTGCACAGGGGTGCTGATGGGCAGGATATGCTGCACCTCAGGGAGAAGGATCAAggcccccagcccccacagccccactga
- the LOC115643024 gene encoding PE-PGRS family protein PE_PGRS33-like isoform X12, with protein sequence MAVSVTPTFLRCFVMLGPTSLCSGVSAGCVEHLSGTQGVAGGHRGGCCWGVQGGRVELRDSEAGVAGLYRGRALLGGSEADVARLYRGWVLLGCTGGEGGAEGLGGGCCWVVQGVGVAGVYRGAGGAEGLRGGRCWVVQGVDGAGGLRGGCCWVVQGVLLGDSEAGVAGLYRGRALLGDSEAGVAGLYRGRVLLGDSEAGVAGLYRGVDGAGGLRGGSCWVVQGAGVAGGLRGGCCWVVQGGGRCWGTQRQVLLGCTGGCCWVVQGVLLGGSEAGVAGLYRGAGVAGGLRGGCCWVVQGVLLGGSEAGVAGLYRGGCCWEAQRRVLLGCTGAGVAGGLRGGCCWVVQGVLLGGAEAGVAGLYRGGCCWEAQRRVLLGCTGGVAGRLRGGCCWVVQGRVLLGGSEAGVAGLYRGWVLLGDSEAGVAGLYRGSGVAGGLRGGCCSVVQGSGVAGGLRGGCCSVVQGSGVAGGLRGRCCWVVQGGGCCWGTQRRELLGCTGGRCCWGTQRRVLLGCMVGVLLGDSEAGVAGLHRGADGQDMLHLREKDQGPQPPQPH encoded by the exons atggCTGTGAGTGTGACACCCACATTTCTTCGGTGTTTTGTCATGCTGGGCCCCACATCCCTGTGTTCAGGGGTCTCTGCCGGGTGCGTTGAGCATTTGTCTGGCACACAGGGTGTTGCTGGGG gacaca GGGGTGGGTGTTGCTGGGGTGTACAGGGGGGGCGGGTGGAGCTGAGGGACTCAGAGGCGGGCGTTGCTGGGTTGTACAGGGGGCGGGCGTTGCTGGGTGGCTCAGAGGCAGATGTTGCTAGGTTGTACAGGGGGTGGGTGTTGCTGGGGTGTACAGGGGGGGAGGGTGGAGCTGAGGGACTCGGAGGTGGGTGTTGTTGG GTTGTACAGGGGGTGGGTGTTGCTGGGGTGTACAGGGGGGCGGGTGGAGCTGAGGGACTCAGAGGTGGGCGTTGCTGGGTTGTACAGGGGGTGGATGGTGCTGGGGGACTCAGAGGCGGGTGTTGCTGGGTTGTACAGGGGGTGTTGCTGGGGGACTCAGAGGCGGGCGTTGCTGGGTTGTACAGGGGGCGGGCGTTGCTGGGGGACTCAGAGGCAGGTGTTGCTGGGTTGTACAGGGGGCGGGTGTTGCTGGGGGACTCAGAGGCGGGTGTTGCTGGG TTGTACAGGGGGGTGGATGGTGCTGGGGGACTCAGAGGTGGGAGTTGCTGGGTTGTACAGGGGGCGGGTGTTGCTGGGGGACTCAGAGGTGGGTGTTGTTGGGTTGTACAGGGGGGCGGGCGTTGCTGGGGGACTCAGAGGCAGGTGTTGCTGGGTTGTACGGGGGGGTGTTGCTGGGTTGTACAGGGGGTGTTGCTGGGAGGCTCAGAGGCGGGTGTTGCTGGGTTGTACAGGG GGGCGGGTGTTGCTGGGGGACTCAGAGGCGGGTGTTGCTGGGTTGTACAGGGGGTGTTGCTGGGAGGCTCAGAGGCGGGTGTTGCTGGGTTGTACAGGGGCGGGTGTTGCTGGGAGGCTCAGAGGCGGGTGTTGCTGGGTTGTACAGGGGCGGGTGTTGCTGGGGGACTCAGAGGCGGGTGTTGCTGGGTTGTACAGGGGGTGTTGCTGGGAGGCGCAGAGGCGGGTGTTGCTGGGTTGTACAGGGGCGGGTGTTGCTGGGAGGCTCAGAGGCGGGTGTTGCTGGGTTGTACAGGGGGTGTTGCTGGGAGGCTCAGAGGCGGGTGTTGCTGGGTTGTACAGGGGCGGGTGTTGCTGGGAGGCTCAGAGGCGGGTGTTGCTGGGTTGTACAGGGGGTGGGTGTTGCTGGGGGACTCAGAGGCGG GTGTTGCTGGGTTGTACAGGGGGAGCGGTGTTGCTGGGGGACTCAGAGGCGGGTGTTGCTCGGTTGTACAGGGGAGCGGTGTTGCTGGGGGACTCAGAGGCGGGTGTTGCTCGGTTGTACAGGGGAGCGGTGTTGCTGGGGGACTCAGAGGCAGGTGTTGCTGGGTTGTACAGGGGGGCGGGTGTTGCTGGGGGACTCAGAGGCGGGAGTTGCTGGGTTGCACAGGGGGCAGGTGTTGCTGGGGGACTCAGAGGCGGGTGTTGCTGGGTTGTATGGTGGGGGTCTTGCTGGGGGACTCAGAGGCGGGTGTTGCTGGGTTGCACAGGGGTGCTGATGGGCAGGATATGCTGCACCTCAGGGAGAAGGATCAAggcccccagcccccacagccccactga
- the LOC115643024 gene encoding glycine-rich cell wall structural protein-like isoform X31, producing the protein MAVSVTPTFLRCFVMLGPTSLCSGVSAGCVEHLSGTQGVAGGHRGGCCWGVQGGRVELRDSEAGVAGLYRGRALLGGSEADVARLYRGWVLLGCTGGEGGAEGLGGGCCWVVQGVGVAGVYRGAGGAEGLRGGRCWVVQGVDGAGGLRGGCCWVVQGVLLGDSEAGVAGLYRGRALLGDSEAGVAGLYRGRVLLGDSEVGVAGLYRGRVLLGDSEVGVVGLYRGAGVAGGLRGRCCWVVRGGVAGLYRGRVLLGCTGGRVLLGDSEAGVAGLYRGSGVAGGLRGGCCSVVQGSGVAGGLRGGCCSVVQGSGVAGGLRGRCCWVVQGGGCCWGTQRRELLGCTGGRCCWGTQRRVLLGCMVGVLLGDSEAGVAGLHRGADGQDMLHLREKDQGPQPPQPH; encoded by the exons atggCTGTGAGTGTGACACCCACATTTCTTCGGTGTTTTGTCATGCTGGGCCCCACATCCCTGTGTTCAGGGGTCTCTGCCGGGTGCGTTGAGCATTTGTCTGGCACACAGGGTGTTGCTGGGG gacaca GGGGTGGGTGTTGCTGGGGTGTACAGGGGGGGCGGGTGGAGCTGAGGGACTCAGAGGCGGGCGTTGCTGGGTTGTACAGGGGGCGGGCGTTGCTGGGTGGCTCAGAGGCAGATGTTGCTAGGTTGTACAGGGGGTGGGTGTTGCTGGGGTGTACAGGGGGGGAGGGTGGAGCTGAGGGACTCGGAGGTGGGTGTTGTTGG GTTGTACAGGGGGTGGGTGTTGCTGGGGTGTACAGGGGGGCGGGTGGAGCTGAGGGACTCAGAGGTGGGCGTTGCTGGGTTGTACAGGGGGTGGATGGTGCTGGGGGACTCAGAGGCGGGTGTTGCTGGGTTGTACAGGGGGTGTTGCTGGGGGACTCAGAGGCGGGCGTTGCTGGGTTGTACAGGGGGCGGGCGTTGCTGGGGGACTCAGAGGCAGGTGTTGCTGGGTTGTACAGGGGGCGGGTGTTGCTGGGGGACTCAGAG GTGGGAGTTGCTGGGTTGTACAGGGGGCGGGTGTTGCTGGGGGACTCAGAGGTGGGTGTTGTTGGGTTGTACAGGGGGGCGGGCGTTGCTGGGGGACTCAGAGGCAGGTGTTGCTGGGTTGTACGGGGGGGTGTTGCTGGGTTGTACAGGGG GCGGGTGTTGCTGGGTTGTACAGGGGGGCGGGTGTTGCTGGGGGACTCAGAGGCAGGTGTTGCTGGGTTGTACAGGGGGAGCGGTGTTGCTGGGGGACTCAGAGGCGGGTGTTGCTCGGTTGTACAGGGGAGCGGTGTTGCTGGGGGACTCAGAGGCGGGTGTTGCTCGGTTGTACAGGGGAGCGGTGTTGCTGGGGGACTCAGAGGCAGGTGTTGCTGGGTTGTACAGGGGGGCGGGTGTTGCTGGGGGACTCAGAGGCGGGAGTTGCTGGGTTGCACAGGGGGCAGGTGTTGCTGGGGGACTCAGAGGCGGGTGTTGCTGGGTTGTATGGTGGGGGTCTTGCTGGGGGACTCAGAGGCGGGTGTTGCTGGGTTGCACAGGGGTGCTGATGGGCAGGATATGCTGCACCTCAGGGAGAAGGATCAAggcccccagcccccacagccccactga
- the LOC115643024 gene encoding glycine-rich cell wall structural protein-like isoform X27: MAVSVTPTFLRCFVMLGPTSLCSGVSAGCVEHLSGTQGVAGGHRGGCCWGVQGGRVELRDSEAGVAGLYRGRALLGGSEADVARLYRGWVLLGCTGGEGGAEGLGGGCCWVVQGVGVAGVYRGAGGAEGLRGGRCWVVQGVDGAGGLRGGCCWVVQGVLLGDSEAGVAGLYRGRALLGDSEAGVAGLYRGRVLLGDSEAGVAGLYRGVDGAGGLRGGSCWVVQGAGVAGGLRGGCCWVVQGGGRCWGTQRQVLLGCTGGCCWVVQGVLLGGSEAGVAGLYRGAGVAGGLRGGCCWVVQGVLLGGSEAGVAGLYRGGCCWEAQRRVLLGCTGAGVAGGLRGGCCWVVQGGGCCWGTQRRELLGCTGGRCCWGTQRRVLLGCMVGVLLGDSEAGVAGLHRGADGQDMLHLREKDQGPQPPQPH; encoded by the exons atggCTGTGAGTGTGACACCCACATTTCTTCGGTGTTTTGTCATGCTGGGCCCCACATCCCTGTGTTCAGGGGTCTCTGCCGGGTGCGTTGAGCATTTGTCTGGCACACAGGGTGTTGCTGGGG gacaca GGGGTGGGTGTTGCTGGGGTGTACAGGGGGGGCGGGTGGAGCTGAGGGACTCAGAGGCGGGCGTTGCTGGGTTGTACAGGGGGCGGGCGTTGCTGGGTGGCTCAGAGGCAGATGTTGCTAGGTTGTACAGGGGGTGGGTGTTGCTGGGGTGTACAGGGGGGGAGGGTGGAGCTGAGGGACTCGGAGGTGGGTGTTGTTGG GTTGTACAGGGGGTGGGTGTTGCTGGGGTGTACAGGGGGGCGGGTGGAGCTGAGGGACTCAGAGGTGGGCGTTGCTGGGTTGTACAGGGGGTGGATGGTGCTGGGGGACTCAGAGGCGGGTGTTGCTGGGTTGTACAGGGGGTGTTGCTGGGGGACTCAGAGGCGGGCGTTGCTGGGTTGTACAGGGGGCGGGCGTTGCTGGGGGACTCAGAGGCAGGTGTTGCTGGGTTGTACAGGGGGCGGGTGTTGCTGGGGGACTCAGAGGCGGGTGTTGCTGGG TTGTACAGGGGGGTGGATGGTGCTGGGGGACTCAGAGGTGGGAGTTGCTGGGTTGTACAGGGGGCGGGTGTTGCTGGGGGACTCAGAGGTGGGTGTTGTTGGGTTGTACAGGGGGGCGGGCGTTGCTGGGGGACTCAGAGGCAGGTGTTGCTGGGTTGTACGGGGGGGTGTTGCTGGGTTGTACAGGGGGTGTTGCTGGGAGGCTCAGAGGCGGGTGTTGCTGGGTTGTACAGGG GGGCGGGTGTTGCTGGGGGACTCAGAGGCGGGTGTTGCTGGGTTGTACAGGGGGTGTTGCTGGGAGGCTCAGAGGCGGGTGTTGCTGGGTTGTACAGGGGCGGGTGTTGCTGGGAGGCTCAGAGGCGGGTGTTGCTGGGTTGTACAGGGGCGGGTGTTGCTGGGGGACTCAGAGGCGG GTGTTGCTGGGTTGTACAGGGGGGCGGGTGTTGCTGGGGGACTCAGAGGCGGGAGTTGCTGGGTTGCACAGGGGGCAGGTGTTGCTGGGGGACTCAGAGGCGGGTGTTGCTGGGTTGTATGGTGGGGGTCTTGCTGGGGGACTCAGAGGCGGGTGTTGCTGGGTTGCACAGGGGTGCTGATGGGCAGGATATGCTGCACCTCAGGGAGAAGGATCAAggcccccagcccccacagccccactga
- the LOC115643024 gene encoding loricrin-like isoform X39 — translation MAVSVTPTFLRCFVMLGPTSLCSGVSAGCVEHLSGTQGVAGGHRGGCCWGVQGGRVELRDSEAGVAGLYRGRALLGGSEADVARLYRGWVLLGCTGGEGGAEGLGGGCCWVVQGVGVAGVYRGAGGAEGLRGGRCWVVQGAGVAGGLRGRCCWVVQGAGVAGGLRGGCCWVVQGGGWCWGTQRWELLGCTGGGCCWGTQRRVLLGCTGGRVLLGDSEAGVAGLYRGSGVAGGLRGGCCSVVQGSGVAGGLRGGCCSVVQGSGVAGGLRGRCCWVVQGGGCCWGTQRRELLGCTGGRCCWGTQRRVLLGCMVGVLLGDSEAGVAGLHRGADGQDMLHLREKDQGPQPPQPH, via the exons atggCTGTGAGTGTGACACCCACATTTCTTCGGTGTTTTGTCATGCTGGGCCCCACATCCCTGTGTTCAGGGGTCTCTGCCGGGTGCGTTGAGCATTTGTCTGGCACACAGGGTGTTGCTGGGG gacaca GGGGTGGGTGTTGCTGGGGTGTACAGGGGGGGCGGGTGGAGCTGAGGGACTCAGAGGCGGGCGTTGCTGGGTTGTACAGGGGGCGGGCGTTGCTGGGTGGCTCAGAGGCAGATGTTGCTAGGTTGTACAGGGGGTGGGTGTTGCTGGGGTGTACAGGGGGGGAGGGTGGAGCTGAGGGACTCGGAGGTGGGTGTTGTTGG GTTGTACAGGGGGTGGGTGTTGCTGGGGTGTACAGGGGGGCGGGTGGAGCTGAGGGACTCAGAG GCGGGCGTTGCTGGGTTGTACAGGGGGCGGGCGTTGCTGGGGGACTCAGAGGCAGGTGTTGCTGGGTTGTACAGGGGGCGGGTGTTGCTGGGGGACTCAGAGGCGGGTGTTGCTGGG TTGTACAGGGGGGTGGATGGTGCTGGGGGACTCAGAGGTGGGAGTTGCTGGGTTGTACAGGGGGCGGGTGTTGCTGGGGGACTCAGAG GCGGGTGTTGCTGGGTTGTACAGGGGGGCGGGTGTTGCTGGGGGACTCAGAGGCAGGTGTTGCTGGGTTGTACAGGGGGAGCGGTGTTGCTGGGGGACTCAGAGGCGGGTGTTGCTCGGTTGTACAGGGGAGCGGTGTTGCTGGGGGACTCAGAGGCGGGTGTTGCTCGGTTGTACAGGGGAGCGGTGTTGCTGGGGGACTCAGAGGCAGGTGTTGCTGGGTTGTACAGGGGGGCGGGTGTTGCTGGGGGACTCAGAGGCGGGAGTTGCTGGGTTGCACAGGGGGCAGGTGTTGCTGGGGGACTCAGAGGCGGGTGTTGCTGGGTTGTATGGTGGGGGTCTTGCTGGGGGACTCAGAGGCGGGTGTTGCTGGGTTGCACAGGGGTGCTGATGGGCAGGATATGCTGCACCTCAGGGAGAAGGATCAAggcccccagcccccacagccccactga